Proteins from a genomic interval of Malassezia vespertilionis chromosome 9, complete sequence:
- a CDS encoding uncharacterized protein (EggNog:ENOG503NW5K; COG:I), translating into MRGTRDYPAYLTHIAYPPALQPHFFALRAFHIELASLKDTLSNELVGRVRMQWWHDAIRNIYDNQPPKHPIALGLRDAVMDPQVLQHGGLVEDHFHAIIDAREAELGDPLAPPTLEELERYAESTSSRMLYLLMNLQGVSERSMDELLSHLGKAVGLGILVSALPFHTHPPPRPKHTGGSHPGLPGASRYAPQADGVPRTPTLPLPLEYLLQCNVTQEDVFRHGIGANGLRDAIFYTATRANDYIITARTAIRDVFGGKVPTAALGPVMLAVHTRQFLKKLEAHDFNPYHAKVQQRDWLLPWHYWRTARRGML; encoded by the exons ATGCGTGGGACA CGCGACTACCCAGCCTACCTGACGCATATAGCATATCCCCCTGCGCTCCAGCCGCActttttcgcgctgcgtgcattcCACATCGAGCTTGCATCGCTCAAAGATACGCTCAGCAACGAGCTAGTCGGCCGCGTGCGTATGCAATGGTGGCACGACGCGATACGCAATATTTACGAC AACCAGCCACCAAAGCACCCAATCGCCCTTGGACTGCGTGATGCCGTCATGGATCCTCAAGTTCTTCAACACGGCGGCCTTGTAGAAGACCACTTTCATGCGATCATCGACGCACGCGAAGCAGAGCTCGGCGAtccacttgcgccgcccacgctAGAAGAGCTCGAGCGGTATGCAGAGTCGACCTCATCGCGCATGCTGTACCTGCTGATGAATTTGCAGGGCGTTTCTGAGCGCTcgatggacgagctgctttCGCATCTAGGCAAGGCAGTCGGGCTTGGCATCCTGGTCAGTGCCTTGCCGTTCCACACGCACCcaccgccgcggcccaAACACACGGGCGGCAGCCACCCCGGTCTTCctggcgcgtcgcgataCGCTCCGCAAGCGGACGGCGTCCCACGTACACCCACCCTTCCTCTCCCTCTCGAGTACCTGTTGCAGTGCAATGTCACACAAGAGGATGTATTCCGGCATGGAATCGGGGCGAACGGATTACGCGATGCTATTTTCTACACTGctacgcgcgcaaacgacTACATTATcactgcacgcacagcaaTTCGGGACGTATTCGGCGGCAAAGTACCAACtgccgcgcttgggccAGTCATGCTGGCCGTGCATACCCGCCAGTTTTTGAAAAAACTCGAGGCACATGACTTTAACCCATACCATGCCAaggtccagcagcgcgactGGCTACTTCCTTGGCATTATTggcgtacggcgcgccgcggcatgtTGTAG
- the ORC2 gene encoding Origin recognition complex subunit 2 (EggNog:ENOG503NXCD; COG:L), with translation MLGKRTERASSSPRTLQEDEEGGTGEGSTKRTQTRAFEAMSFVRPTSSDAWFLSNSHRRNFASRKLGRDLLRGTSGTKISQVLGPLDISQLPRIAQASKQDGTPDPPARTLHSHLASQLHLRPDRIDMMLAQLLTGFNIMLYGIGDRMRVLHHLVESGAKKHAGAAVLVQGAAGRALNVDRLLDAIEKALRIHIPTIPPFRQSAEHAVVRLSRVLQRADRIAQFLEHTARHPRAEHPQRLFLALLAFDSPLYHTTRLHTLLHALARCPHIHIVASVSHVHAGLLLDGAAGAFSHGISGHAEHYTAHARDVRAPWLWHNVTTFIPPISEMLHSRGATMTSSASLSSQLAGLATLRLPPALDLAARGARGRAPGTSGPIPIISIAAALQVLNTITARARTLFAQLAVLQLGAAEGAAPDAEPANAPRTAYAELVRGALQEFTVSSDDGVKQLLGEMVDHGLVMAWRGTATVHSSHAIAAGDELSIPLRVAALEEVLTEMDP, from the coding sequence ATGCTTGGCAAGCGGACGGAGCGTGCAAGCTCATCGCCGCGTACGCTGCAGGAAGATGAGGAAGGAGGCACAGGCGAGGGATCTACCAAGCGCACCCAGACACGTGCGTTTGAAGCCATGTCGTTTGTGCGGCCGACCTCGAGCGATGCATGGTTCTTGTCGAATTCGCACCGCCGCAACTTTGCAAGCCGCAAGCTCGGCCGCGATCTCCTGCGTGGTACGTCCGGCACAAAAATCTCGCAGGTGCTCGGGCCGCTCGATATATCACAACTTCCCCGCATAGCCCAAGCCTCGAAACAGGACGGCACGCCGGATCCGCCCGCCCGCACGCTGCATTCGCATCTTGCATCGCAGCTGCACCTGCGGCCAGACAGGATCGATATgatgcttgcacagctgctgACGGGCTTTAATATCATGCTCTATGGGATTGGCGATAGGATGCGTGTCCTACACCACCTTGtcgagagcggcgcgaaaaaacacgccggcgccgcagtgcttgtccaaggcgccgcaggcCGTGCATTGAACGTCGATCGGCTCTTGGATGCGATCGAAAAAGCACTGCGCATCCACATACCCACGATACCGCCATTCAGGCAGTCTGCAGAGCATGCAGTcgtgcgcttgtcgcgcgtgctgcagcgtgccgacCGAATCGCTCAGTTTTTGGAGCACACAGCGCGCCAtccacgcgccgagcaccCCCAGCGCCTCTTTCTCGCCCTGCTTGCTTTTGACAGTCCACTATATCACACCACACGGCTACATACTCTTTtgcatgcgcttgcacgctgcCCGCACATCCACATTGTCGCGAGCGTTTCGCACGTGCATGCCGGCCTGCTTCTCGACGGTGCTGCCGGCGCGTTTAGCCATGGAATTTCGGGCCATGCCGAGCACTACACCGCCCatgcgcgcgatgtgcgAGCGCCATGGCTGTGGCACAATGTGACTACGTTTATACCCCCCATTTCAGAGATGCTGcactcgcgcggcgctacCATGACGTCCTCCGCGTCGCTCTCTTCGCAGCTTGCCGGGCTTGCCACACTGCGCCTTCCGCCCGCGCTGGACCTTGCAGCACGGGGCGCACGAGGACGTGCGCCCGGCACGAGCGGCCCTATCCCCATTATCTCgattgccgcggcgctccaagtCCTCAATACCATTACGGCTCGCGCCCGCACGCTgtttgcacagctcgccgtgctgcagcttggcgctgcggaaggcgcggcgccggacGCGGAGCCTGCCaacgcaccgcgcacgGCGTACGCCGAacttgtgcgcggcgcactgcaagAGTTTACCGTGTCGAGCGACGACGGCGTCAAGCAGTTGCTTGGCGAAATGGTCGATCACGGTTTGGTTatggcatggcgcggcaccgCTACAGTCCACAGCAGTCACGCAATTGCGGCGGGGGATGAGCTGTCGATTCCGCTGCGTGtggccgcgctggaagaggTACTCACAGAGATGGATCCGTGA
- the SCS2 gene encoding phosphatidylinositol-binding protein scs2 (TransMembrane:1 (i225-244o); COG:U; EggNog:ENOG503P02E): MSVDSPFRVAKKSMILTNGNDQPVAFKVKTTAPKQYCVRPNSGRIEPGERVEVQVLLQPMKEEPPASAKCRDKFLVQSALIPTDKETLPINEFWAVQERQKDSVFEHKLRCVFLPSSSATVPEEYEGDAQAVAGAGDVGAGAGAGTAYMGSRGYGGNDFAPRAGAGVQPPITAGSFSAVNTPASQPVSLPAVPVAASSEDLQSEVQRLRAQLNSRTQLESKKGGVPVHIVAAIAIAVFAVTYLFF; encoded by the exons ATGTCTGTCGA CTCGCCTTTTCGC GTCGCAAAGAAATCAATGATTCTCACGAACGGCAACGACCAGCCGGTTGCCTTCAAGGTGAAGACTACCGCGCCGAAGCAGTATTGTGTGCGCCCGAACTCGGGCCGTATCGAGCCTGGTGAGCGCGTGGAGGTCCAGGTGCTCCTCCAGCCGATGAAGGAGGAGCCGCCTGCGAGCGCCAAGTGCCGCGACAAGTTCCTCGTACAGTCCGCCTTGATCCCGACCGACAAAGAGACGCTCCCTATCAACGAGTTCTGGGCTGTCCAGGAGCGCCAAAAGGATTCTGTGTTTGAGCACAAGCTTCGCTGTGTCTTCCTGCCGTCTTCCAGCGCTACGGTGCCGGAAGAATACGAGGGCGATGCCCAGGCTGTGGCTGGTGCTGGTGATgttggcgccggcgctggtGCTGGCACTGCCTACATGGGCTCGCGTGGCTACGGCGGGAATGATTTCGCGCCCCGCGCTGGCGCCGGTGTGCAGCCCCCTATCACCGCTGGCTCGTTCAGCGCGGTGAACACGCCCGCCTCGCAGCCTGTGTCTCTCCCCGCTGTCCCGGTCGCCGCCAGCTCCGAGGACCTCCAGTCCGAGGTGCAGCGTCTCCGCGCACAGCTCAACAGCCGCACGCAACTCGAGTCGAAGAAGGGTGGTGTTCCGGTGCACATTGTCGCCGCCATTGCGATCGCCGTGTTTGCTGTGACCTACCTGTTTTTTTAA
- a CDS encoding uncharacterized protein (EggNog:ENOG503NXR6; COG:I): MGDTSLLRLIGVRKTNDPWVFEGVSLPGRAGNLQPIAYGGCAVGTAIISAGHTFSPEARLVPYSVVGQFLGPASLSQPFVCYVTPMRDTRTFVTRHVIVKQRSKKGDLRSVLALTLDMIASPNSTKAALEKSRAENKHPAAVNSVLHYQPKPRKPTNNVEQLMDPDTYVAMRIERGEVDESVVGIYQDFLDLWSKLFEGRVVEDNILSENFMGMLNTDTSQDGLPLLERRSWDWFRAREPLSKNNGSETMSEASPDGLLPVSNTIAQTACLALAMDGMLAFMPLSMAKLNLAAASAASSMDFALRLHSDVFDMNAWHLREARPVAAGWQRTFTEAMLYDEEGTLIASASQQCVLRPAEGEPNAKM, encoded by the coding sequence ATGGGCGATACAAGTCTTCTTCGCCTTATTGGCGTGCGTAAAACCAACGATCCCTGGGTTTTTGAGGGCGTTTCACTGCCCGGCCGTGCTGGCAATTTGCAGCCGATTGCGTATGGGGGTTGCGCGGTCGGAACGGCTATTATCTCTGCCGGCCACACGTTTTCACCAGaggcgcggcttgtgccGTACTCGGTGGTCGGACAGTTCCTTGGCCCTGCGTCACTCTCACAGCCATTTGTGTGTTATGTCACGCCTATGCGTGATACACGCACCTTTGTCACTCGCCATGTCATTGTCAAGCAACGCAGCAAAAAGGGTGACCTCCGCTCGGTGCTCGCACTGACGCTCGACATGATTGCTTCGCCGAACTCGACCAAGGCCGCGCTCGAAAAGAGCCGTGCTGAGAACAAGCATCCCGCTGCAGTGAACTCCGTGTTGCACTACCAGCCGAAGCCGAGGAAGCCCACCAACAATGTAGAGCAGCTGATGGACCCCGATACGTATGTGGCAATGCGTATCGAAAGGGGCGAAGTCGATGAAAGCGTCGTTGGCATTTACCAAGACTTCCTCGATCTCTGGAGCAAGCTGTTTGAGGGCAGGGTTGTTGAGGACAACATACTATCCGAGAACTTTATGGGCATGCTCAATACCGACACCTCCCAGGACGGATtgccgctcctcgagcgTCGGTCCTGGGATTGGTTCCGTGCACGTGAACCTCTTTCCAAGAATAACGGCTCCGAGACCATGTCGGAGGCCAGCCCGGATGGCCTGCTGCCCGTTTCTAACACGATTGCGCAgacggcgtgccttgcacTGGCTATGGATGGAATGCTTGCATTCATGCCGCTGTCTATGGCCAAGTTAAACCTCGCAGCTGCATCGGCTGCATCGAGTATGGACTTTGCGTTGCGTTTGCATTCCGACGTGTTTGATATGAACGCATGGCACTTACGCGAGGCTAGGCCGGTTGCTGCGGGCTGGCAGCGTACGTTCACCGAGGCCATGCTGTACGACGAGGAGGGGACGCTGATTGCGAGTGCCTCGCAGCAGTGTGTCCTGCGTCCTGCCGAGGGCGAGCCAAACGCGAAGATGTGA
- the VMA2 gene encoding Vacuolar ATP synthase subunit B (COG:C; EggNog:ENOG503NWY5; BUSCO:EOG09261KHB), translating into MGAWRLLADLSPLVVLENVKFPSYNEIVSLTLPDNSKRTGQVLEVSGSKAIVQVFEGTSGIDVRDTHIELARHSMRLPVSEDMLGRIFNGSGRPIDKGPEVFAEDFLDINGAPINPASRDYPEQMIQTGISTIDVMNSIARGQKIPIFSASGLPHNEIAAQICRQAGLVQQAKSKGVLDDHADNFSIVFGAMGVNMETARFFKQDFEENGSLDRVTLFLNLANDPTIERIITPRLALTTAEFFAYQLEKHVLVVLTDMTSYADALREVSAAREEVPGRRGYPGYMYTDLATIYERAGRVKGRAGSITQIPILTMPNDDITHPIPDLTGYITEGQLYVDRHLNNRQIYPPINVLPSLSRLMKSAIGPKRTRADHSDVSNQMYAGYAMGRDAAAMKAVVGEDALSREDKLTLEFMERFDREFVTQGPYESRTISESLDLGWTLLRTFPKEMLTRINPKILKEYYSRNASSTQQPDTDKPSVTDREGA; encoded by the coding sequence ATGGGTGCGTGGCGCCTCCTCGCTGACCTCAGCCCGCTCGTAGTGCTGGAGAATGTCAAGTTCCCCTCGTACAACGAGATTGTCTCGCTGACCCTGCCCGACAACTCCAAACGTACGGGCCAGGTGCTAGAGGTGTCTGGATCCAAGGCGATTGTTCAAGTTTTTGAAGGCACGTCTGGCATCGACGTAAGGGACACGCATATTGAGCTTGCGCGTCACTCGATGCGGCTCCCTGTGTCAGAGGATATGCTTGGCCGGATCTTTAACGGCTCGGGTAGACCAATTGACAAAGGGCCCGAAGTGTTTGCCGAGGACTTTTTGGACATTAACGGTGCGCCGATCAATCCTGCCTCGCGTGATTATCCAGAGCAGATGATCCAGACGGGTATCTCGACGATTGATGTGATGAACTCGATCGCGCGTGGCCAAAAGATCCCCATATTTAGTGCGTCGGGTCTCCCACATAACGAGATTGCCGCGCAGATCTGTCGCCAGGCGGGTCTTGTGCAGCAGGCCAAAAGCAAAGGCGTGCTGGACGACCACGCTGATAATTTTAGTATTGTCTTCGGCGCTATGGGTGTAAATATGGAAACGGCGCGGTTCTTTAAGCAGGACTTTGAGGAGAACGGATCTTTGGACCGTGTCACCCTTTTCCTGAACCTCGCCAATGACCCGACCATTGAGCGTATTATCACGCCGCGTCTCGCTCTTACTACTGCAGAGTTCTTTGCCTACCAGCTCGAGAAGCACGTACTGGTCGTGCTCACGGACATGACCTCCTACGCAGACGCGCTCCGTGAAGtcagcgcggcgcgtgaaGAGGTGCCGGGTCGTCGCGGCTACCCCGGTTACATGTACACGGACTTGGCCACGATCTATGAACGCGCCGGCCGTGTCAAGGGTCGTGCTGGCTCTATCACACAGATCCCGATTCTGACCATGCCGAACGATGATATCACGCATCCCATTCCCGACTTGACTGGCTACATCACCGAGGGACAGCTGTATGTCGACCGGCACCTGAACAACCGTCAGATCTACCCTCCGATCAATGTGCTGCCGTCTTTGTCTCGTCTCATGAAGAGCGCGATTGGGCCGAAGCGAACGCGTGCAGACCATTCGGATGTGTCGAATCAGATGTATGCCGGCTATGCAATggggcgcgacgccgctgcaatGAAGGCCGTCGTCGGTGAGGATGCACTCAGCCGCGAGGACAAACTCACACTCGAGTTCATGGAGCGCTTTGACCGCGAGTTTGTTACGCAGGGTCCGTACGAGTCGCGTACCATCTCCGAGTCGCTCGATTTGGGTTGGACGCTGCTGCGTACCTTCCCCAAGGAGATGCTTACACGTATTAACCCCAAGATCCTCAAGGAATACTATTCGCGCAACGCTTCTTCGACCCAGCAGCCCGACACTGACAAGCCGAGCGTGACGGATCGAGAGGGGGCATAG
- a CDS encoding uncharacterized protein (COG:J; EggNog:ENOG503P06V), with translation MFASLARWSRTTYRGARGSGPGRSGKTDARSSPASRPTDVAAAHAGHTFKRAQRGLYDGKILQFGNSIPNSRHKTGRRWVPNVQSKSLWSETLQAWISTRVAASALRSIEKHGGLDQYLAKTKGTHLGDFGRTLRERVARALRGKRIGE, from the coding sequence ATGTTCGCATCGCTGGCGCGCTGGTCGCGGACGACGTaccgtggcgcgcgcggctcgggACCGGGGCGCTCTGGCAAGACCGatgcgcgctcgtcgccgGCCTCGCGTCCCACGGAtgtcgctgcggcgcacgctggccATACCTTcaagcgtgcacagcgaGGCCTGTACGACGGCAAGATTCTGCAGTTCGGCAACTCGATCCCAAACTCGCGACACAAGACGGGCAGGCGATGGGTTCCGAATGTACAGTCCAAATCCCTGTGgagcgagacgctgcaagcgtGGATCAGCACTCGCGTGGCTGCATCGGCACTGCGATCCATTGAAAAGCACGGCGGCTTGGACCAGTACTTGGCCAAGACCAAAGGCACGCATCTCGGCGACTTTGGCCGTACATTGCGTGAACGTGtagcacgcgcgctgcgcggaaAACGTATTGGCGAATGA
- the IMP4 gene encoding snoRNA-binding rRNA-processing protein imp4 (EggNog:ENOG503NUMM; BUSCO:EOG09263LR1; COG:A), with amino-acid sequence MLRRQARERREYVYKKALESKQRQIYERKQKIREALASGKPLPPELRGAEAQELAKHLTLDAAQTEPESSIDDEYARAGQYDPRILVTTSRNPSSRLSQFAKELRFVFPNSTRLNRGGYTMAELASAARANGMTDLVVVHEHRGVPDAMVVSHFPHGPTVLFSLHNVTLRHEVATHSDSTVSEQYPHLIFDGFGGRLGDRVRNVLRFLFPVPKEDAKRVMTFANTNDFISFRHHVFVASHREAHLAEVGPRFDMRPYEIRQGTIEQKEADVEWVLRPFMNTARKRSQLAGSVST; translated from the coding sequence atgctgcgtcgacaagcgcgagagcgccgcgagtATGTGTACAAAAAGGCACTCGAGTCCAAACAGCGCCAGATATACGAGCGTAAACAAAAGATccgcgaggcgcttgcgagCGGAAAGCCGTTGCCGCCGGAGTTGCGCGGTGCAGAGGCGCaggagcttgccaagcacctgacgctggacgccgcgcagacCGAACCTGAGAGCTCGATCGATGACGAGtacgcacgcgctggacagTACGATCCGCGCATTTTGGTTACAACGTCGCGCAATCCGTCCTCGCGACTGTCGCAGTTTGCCAAGGAGCTCCGGTTTGTGTTCCCCAACTCGACGCGATTGAATCGCGGAGGCTATACCATGGCAGAACTTGCATCTGCCGCACGTGCGAATGGAATGACGGACCTGGTCGTTGTGCATGAGCACCGTGGTGTGCCGGATGCCATGGTCGTCTCGCATTTTCCTCACGGGCCGACCGTGCTGTTCTCTTTGCACAACGTCACATTGCGACATGAAGtcgcgacgcacagcgACAGCACTGTGAGCGAACAGTACCCACATTTGATTTTTGACGGATTCGGGGGTCGGCTTGGCGATCGCGTGCGGAATGTGCTTCGTTTCTTGTTCCCTGTGCCGAAAGAAGATGCGAAACGCGTGATGACGTTTGCAAACACTAACGATTTTATCTCGTTTCGTCATCATGTGTTTGTGGCGTCGCACCGCGAGGCGCATCTTGCCGAGGTCGGGCCGCGCTTCGATATGCGCCCGTACGAAATTCGGCAGGGCACGATCGAGCAGAAAGAGGCTGACGTCGAGTGGGTGCTTCGTCCATTTATGAacactgcgcgcaaacgcagtCAGCTTGCAGGATCGGTGTCGACATGA
- the GUT2 gene encoding glycerol-3-phosphate dehydrogenase (COG:C; SECRETED:SignalP(1-19); EggNog:ENOG503NU42): MRSAVVLTGAAIGALAVYALTPRKSSYEDTVAQDVRAATHWSPPTREQMIQALEKSSTVHLRTDGTLERSKSLLVPQHRAQGSSPIPEVEHAYPVPKEGENDEGFDLLIIGGGATGAGVAVDAATRGLKVALVERDDFGAGTSSKSTKLVHGGVRYLQKAIMQLDYDQYKMVREALNERKTFLHIAPYLSDSLPILIPAYSWWKVPYYWIGTKMYDLIAGSQNMSASYMVSRKKALELFPMLRTHNLAGGVVYYDGQQNDTRMNIALILSAIQHGAVATNHTEVVKLNKSPRSDGNGERITGARIRDRFTGDEFDVRAKGVINATGPFCDSIRKMDIPTVPEIVVPSSGVHITFPGYFSPRSMGLLDPATSDGRVIFFLPWQGSTIAGTTDTAAKVEDQPIPGEQEIMWILDEVRNYLNADVTVKRSDVQSAWSGLRPLVKDPNARDTQSLVRNHLITVSDNNLLTIAGGKWTTYREMAEETVDRAIQLFDLKPLRACISKNVRLIGSHEWSRTMYVRLLQEYGLDQDVAMHLSTSYGDRAWSVLAIAEETSQRYPKTGIRLDSQHPYIEAEVRYATRMEYAAKVADFIARRSRLSFLDTQATIEALPRVIDIMGEELNWTETRKLEEFKEAIYFLASMGVDPSRCAELASVPLVDARRWSETGSTRVPSVVTPSA, from the coding sequence ATGCGATCTGCAGTAGTTTTGACCGGCGCTGCGATCGGTGCTTTGGCCGTCTATGCGctcacgccgcgcaaaagctcTTACGAAGACACTGTGGCGCAGGACGTGCGGGCTGCGACGCACTGGTCGCCTCCGACACGTGAGCAAATGATTCAGGCGCTCGAGAAATCTTCGACTGTCCATCTCCGCACGGACGGCAccctcgagcgcagcaagtcGCTTTTGGTTCCCCAGCACCGTGCCCAAGGCAGCAGCCCCATCCCTGAGGTGGAGCATGCATACCCCGTGCCCAAGGAAGGCGAAAATGATGAGGGCTTTGACTTGCTTATTATTGGCGGTGGTGCTACCGGTGCTGGTGTCGCGGTGGATGCCGCCACGCGCGGTCTCAAggttgcgcttgtcgagcgcgacgactTTGGCGCCGGCACTTCGTCCAAGTCGACCAAGCTTGTGCATGGTGGTGTGCGCTACCTCCAAAAGGCCATCATGCAGCTCGACTATGATCAGTACAAGATGGTGCGCGAGGCACTCAACGAGCGCAAGACGTTTTTGCACATTGCTCCCTACCTGAGCGACTCTCTCCCCATCCTCATTCCTGCCTACAGCTGGTGGAAAGTTCCGTACTACTGGATTGGCACCAAGATGTACGACCTGATTGCTGGCTCGCAAAATATGAGTGCTAGCTACATGGTCAGCCGTAAaaaggcgctcgagctttTCCCCATGCTCCGCACGCACAATCTCGCCGGCGGTGTCGTCTACTACGACGGCCAGCAGAACGACACGCGCATGAATATTGCGCTGATTCTCAGCGCAATCCAGCATGGCGCTGTTGCGACGAACCACACCGAGGTGGTGAAGCTGAACAAGTCGCCCAGGTCAGACGGcaatggcgagcgcatcacAGGCGCCCGGATACGCGACAGGTTCACGGGCGATGAGTTTGACGTGCGTGCCAAGGGTGTCATCAATGCGACGGGTCCTTTCTGCGACTCCATTCGCAAGATGGACATACCGACGGTACCCGAAATTGTCGTTCCTTCGTCCGGTGTGCACATTACCTTCCCCGGCTACTTTAGTCCCCGCAGCATGGGTCTGCTCGACCCTGCCACCAGCGACGGTCGCGTGATTTTCTTCCTCCCCTGGCAGGGCTCGACGATTGCCGGCACTACGGACACTGCAGCCAAGGTTGAGGATCAGCCGATTCCCGGCGAACAGGAAATCATGTGGATTTTGGACGAGGTGCGCAACTACTTGAACGCAGACGTGACGGTTAAGCGCTCCGACGTGCAGAGCGCATGGAGCGGTCTCCGCCCCTTGGTCAAGGACCCCAACGCCAGGGACACGCAGAGCCTTGTGCGCAACCACTTGATCACCGTTTCAGACAATAACTTGCTCACGATTGCAGGCGGAAAATGGACAACGTACCGCGAGATGGCCGAGGAAACGGTGGACCGTGCGATTCAGCTGTTTGATCTCAAGCccttgcgcgcttgcatcAGCAAGAACGTGCGCTTGATTGGTAGCCACGAGTGGTCGAGGACCATGTATGTGCGTCTGCTGCAAGAGTACGGCTTAGATCAGGATGTTGCCATGCATCTCTCGACGTCGTACGGCGACCGTGCATGGAGTGTGCTTGCGATTGCGGAGGAAACTAGCCAACGCTACCCAAAGACGGGCATTCGCCTTGACTCGCAGCACCCCTACATTGAGGCCGAGGTTCGCTACGCGACCCGTATGGAGTATGCTGCCAAGGTCGCCGACTttatcgcgcgccgctcgcgcttgtcgtTCCTCGACACGCAAGCGACCATTGAGGCGCTTCCGCGTGTGATTGATATTATGGGCGAGGAGCTTAACTGGACAGAGacgcgcaagctggaaGAGTTCAAGGAGGCCATCTATTTCCTTGCAAGCATGGGTGTCGATCCATCCAGGTGCGCAGAGCTTGCTAGTGTGCCGCTtgtcgatgcgcgccgctggagcGAGACTGGTTCGACTCGCGTCCCATCCGTCGTAACGCCCTCTGCCTga